The Pirellulales bacterium genome includes a window with the following:
- a CDS encoding AAA family ATPase, which yields MTDAAVENLLARLAGRGTPCDGSPEADPYRAIAATQPEPALAKPNQGDALEKQRREKLDELLGRIAHLTAGATSPAAAAAGGAAPTGVHSHGSRAKNEFFPEEPTSLQAAKLTESEVEGLVLKYLLSCGNASGRDTAEQVKLPFGVLEEMLRQMKNDQWVVYRSAAAMNDYQYQLTDKGRERARRLSEHCTYFGSTPVSLTEYIASVAAQSMTTQHPTADDLRRAFSDLLINSAMLARLGPAINSGRGLFLYGAAGNGKTSIAERVTRAFGEFIWIPRAIGVDGEIIRLFDPSNHDEAPIESTGGLLDNRKIDKRWVRIRRPTIVVGGELTMDNLEVTRNTSTGICEAPMQLKSNCGTLVIDDFGRQRMSTDELLNRWIVPLEKRFDFLNLPNGKKIQVPFDQLIIFSTNLQPRDLVDEAFLRRIPYKIDVVDPSEEEFRELLKLMAPKVGFEYRQEPIDYLIEKHYKQGGRPFRNCQPRDLLMQVRNFCFFQGRPLELTSEYFDRAVENYFAVI from the coding sequence ATGACCGACGCCGCCGTCGAGAATCTGCTCGCTCGGCTGGCCGGCCGTGGAACGCCTTGCGATGGCTCGCCCGAGGCAGACCCGTATCGAGCCATCGCGGCAACACAGCCCGAGCCGGCCCTCGCAAAGCCGAACCAAGGCGATGCGCTCGAGAAACAACGCCGCGAAAAGCTCGACGAACTGCTCGGCCGGATCGCTCACCTCACCGCCGGAGCGACCAGCCCGGCCGCCGCAGCCGCGGGCGGGGCTGCGCCCACGGGCGTTCATTCCCACGGATCGCGGGCGAAAAACGAGTTCTTTCCCGAGGAGCCGACCTCGCTGCAGGCGGCCAAGCTCACCGAGAGCGAAGTCGAAGGCCTCGTGCTGAAGTATCTGCTCTCCTGCGGCAATGCCAGTGGCCGCGACACCGCCGAGCAGGTCAAGCTGCCGTTCGGCGTCCTGGAAGAAATGCTGCGGCAAATGAAGAACGACCAATGGGTCGTGTACCGCTCGGCCGCGGCGATGAACGACTATCAATATCAGTTGACCGACAAAGGCCGGGAGCGGGCCCGCCGTCTCTCCGAACATTGCACCTACTTCGGCTCGACGCCGGTGTCGTTGACAGAATACATCGCCAGCGTCGCGGCCCAATCGATGACCACGCAGCATCCCACGGCCGACGATCTGCGCCGCGCGTTTTCGGATTTGCTCATCAATTCGGCCATGCTCGCGCGGCTGGGGCCGGCGATCAATTCCGGCCGCGGGCTGTTTCTGTATGGCGCCGCCGGCAACGGAAAAACGAGCATCGCCGAGCGAGTCACGCGGGCCTTCGGCGAATTCATCTGGATCCCGCGGGCGATCGGCGTCGACGGCGAGATTATCCGCCTCTTCGATCCCAGCAACCACGACGAAGCGCCGATCGAAAGCACGGGCGGCTTGCTCGACAATCGCAAGATCGACAAACGGTGGGTGCGGATTCGGCGGCCCACGATCGTCGTCGGCGGCGAATTGACGATGGATAATCTCGAGGTGACACGCAACACGTCGACCGGTATCTGCGAAGCGCCGATGCAATTGAAAAGCAATTGTGGCACGCTCGTGATCGACGACTTCGGCCGGCAGCGAATGAGCACCGACGAACTGTTGAACCGCTGGATCGTGCCGCTGGAAAAACGCTTCGACTTCTTGAACTTGCCCAACGGCAAGAAAATCCAAGTTCCCTTCGATCAACTGATCATCTTCTCGACGAATTTGCAGCCGAGAGACTTGGTCGACGAAGCCTTCTTGCGGCGGATTCCTTACAAGATCGACGTTGTCGATCCGTCGGAAGAAGAATTCCGCGAGTTGCTGAAGCTCATGGCCCCGAAAGTCGGCTTCGAGTACCGGCAGGAACCGATCGACTATCTGATCGAGAAGCACTACAAGCAAGGCGGCCGGCCGTTTCGCAATTGCCAACCGCGCGATCTGCTGATGCAGGTGCGGAATTTCTGTTTCTTCCAAGGCCGCCCCCTCGAACTCACGTCCGAATACTTCGACCGCGCCGTGGAGAACTATTTCGCGGTCATTTAG
- a CDS encoding PVC-type heme-binding CxxCH protein, with product MRYALRFALLPLLITGTGFAGRGARAAQPRVADPRLAIDLFAESPQIVTPIGLTVDAKGRVLAVESNTHFRPPNYKGPATDRIRMFEDTKSTGRADRVSTWFEGTSSTMNLAVYRDGSVYVATRNEIFRLRDSKQSGVADERTPIAHLETKGNYPHNGLSGFAFDFHGDVYFGIGENLGAAYKLVGSDASSISGGGEGGNIFRCRPDGSHLERVATGFWNPFHLCFTAFGRLMAVDNDPDSRPPCRLLEVVPGGDYGFRFRYGRSGLHPFVAWNGELPGTLPMASATGEAPAGIVAYESDGLPADYRGELFATSWGDHRIDRFTLTAHGATVWAKMTPLVTGGDDFRPVSIAVAPDGSLFVSDWVDKSYSVHGKGRIWHIHAVNPPSQPAHGIDSEPREVREAAARRMAANLTPSKQTPRLLSVHEPDDRVRAAAIEALADANDANTDYMAVAFDDRSTEVRALAVRCMPITALKPHLAALIKPSQPAAVRAEALRRDSDPATRDAALATLDDPDPFLQQAARQALGQMPDAIEGIDPAKLPTAAQRLGWMLVMRRVDEPAGRKFLPQFLDDPDTAIRFAAIEWAGEERIKDVRPKIVEMLSARADTRELFEACVAALELLDGTQRPDEFHGEEYVVRVLNDAHASNTMRQLALRMLRPDHPALTMTLIKGFLASADEGLRAEAIRSLRDSLVGGRIDLLAEEAGDAHSPASLRAEAIVGLSDAPQQRDFLLSLAAADEPAVRNEALRSLRGAPLSATQRERLVALSHKDSAAADLVTMILNPPAAANPPRHDVDAWLKQLDGPADPQAGERIFFHPRAAGCFRCHQIHGRGGHVGPDLSTDARLLGRRKLVESIVDPSKEIAPRFIPWRLVTKDGRSLTGLLVTEGPGDLETYSDSAGKLFVLDPAKIAERHPLTTSIMPEGLANLLTRQEFRDLLAFLLQEEHK from the coding sequence GTGCGCTACGCATTGCGCTTTGCCCTGTTGCCGCTGTTAATCACGGGAACAGGTTTCGCGGGGCGCGGGGCACGCGCCGCGCAACCGCGGGTCGCCGATCCGCGGTTGGCCATCGATCTGTTCGCCGAATCGCCGCAGATCGTGACGCCGATCGGACTGACCGTGGATGCAAAAGGCCGCGTGTTGGCGGTCGAAAGCAACACGCATTTTCGCCCGCCGAATTACAAGGGCCCGGCCACCGACCGCATCCGGATGTTCGAAGACACGAAATCGACCGGCCGGGCGGATCGCGTCAGTACATGGTTCGAGGGGACCAGTTCAACGATGAATCTGGCCGTCTACCGCGACGGCTCGGTGTATGTTGCCACGCGGAACGAAATCTTCCGGCTGCGCGACTCGAAGCAATCGGGCGTTGCCGACGAACGAACCCCGATCGCCCATTTGGAAACCAAGGGCAACTATCCGCACAACGGGCTGTCGGGTTTCGCGTTCGACTTTCATGGCGACGTGTATTTCGGCATTGGCGAGAATCTCGGCGCCGCCTACAAGCTGGTTGGCAGCGACGCCAGCAGCATCAGCGGCGGAGGCGAGGGGGGCAACATATTTCGCTGCCGCCCGGATGGCAGCCATCTCGAACGTGTCGCCACGGGGTTCTGGAACCCGTTTCATCTTTGCTTTACGGCATTCGGCCGCCTGATGGCTGTCGACAACGATCCGGATTCTCGGCCGCCATGCCGGCTGCTCGAGGTCGTGCCCGGCGGCGATTACGGCTTCCGCTTTCGCTACGGCCGATCGGGATTGCATCCGTTTGTCGCGTGGAACGGCGAATTGCCGGGAACATTGCCGATGGCGTCGGCCACCGGGGAAGCGCCGGCCGGCATCGTGGCCTATGAATCGGACGGTCTTCCGGCAGATTATCGCGGCGAATTGTTCGCGACTTCGTGGGGCGACCATCGGATCGATCGCTTTACGCTGACCGCGCATGGGGCGACCGTTTGGGCCAAGATGACGCCGCTTGTGACGGGCGGCGACGACTTTCGCCCCGTTTCAATCGCCGTCGCGCCGGATGGTTCGCTGTTTGTCAGCGATTGGGTCGATAAATCGTATTCCGTGCATGGAAAGGGGCGGATTTGGCATATCCACGCGGTGAATCCGCCAAGCCAGCCGGCACACGGCATTGATTCGGAACCGCGCGAAGTGCGCGAAGCCGCCGCCCGCCGGATGGCCGCCAATCTGACGCCGAGCAAGCAAACGCCGAGGCTCCTTTCCGTCCACGAACCCGACGATCGAGTGCGCGCCGCCGCCATCGAGGCTTTGGCCGATGCGAACGATGCAAATACCGATTACATGGCGGTTGCATTCGACGATCGTTCGACCGAGGTGCGAGCGTTGGCCGTGCGTTGCATGCCGATCACTGCGTTGAAGCCGCACTTGGCGGCGTTGATCAAGCCGTCGCAGCCAGCGGCCGTTCGCGCTGAGGCCTTGCGGCGCGACTCCGATCCGGCCACCCGCGATGCGGCGCTGGCCACTCTCGACGATCCCGATCCGTTCTTGCAACAAGCGGCGCGGCAAGCGCTCGGGCAAATGCCCGACGCGATCGAGGGCATCGATCCCGCGAAGCTGCCGACGGCCGCCCAGCGGCTCGGCTGGATGCTCGTGATGCGCCGCGTGGACGAGCCAGCCGGGCGGAAATTCTTGCCGCAATTCTTGGACGATCCGGACACCGCGATTCGCTTCGCCGCGATTGAATGGGCCGGCGAAGAACGGATCAAGGACGTAAGGCCGAAGATCGTCGAAATGCTCAGCGCTCGGGCCGATACTCGGGAGCTGTTCGAGGCCTGCGTCGCGGCGCTCGAATTGCTCGACGGCACGCAACGGCCCGACGAATTTCACGGCGAAGAATATGTCGTCCGTGTGCTGAACGACGCGCATGCCTCGAATACCATGCGGCAATTGGCGCTGCGGATGCTGCGGCCCGATCATCCCGCGCTAACGATGACGCTCATCAAAGGCTTTTTGGCATCGGCCGACGAGGGGCTGCGAGCCGAAGCGATCCGCAGCTTGCGCGATTCGCTTGTCGGCGGTCGAATCGATTTGTTGGCCGAGGAGGCGGGCGATGCGCACAGTCCGGCGTCGCTGCGGGCCGAGGCGATCGTCGGGCTATCGGACGCTCCGCAGCAGCGCGATTTTTTATTGTCGCTCGCCGCCGCCGATGAACCAGCGGTTCGTAACGAAGCGCTGCGTTCGCTGCGCGGCGCTCCGCTGAGTGCGACGCAGCGCGAGCGTTTGGTCGCGTTGAGCCACAAAGATTCCGCAGCCGCCGATTTGGTCACGATGATCCTCAACCCGCCGGCGGCTGCGAATCCGCCGCGGCACGATGTCGATGCGTGGCTCAAGCAGCTCGATGGCCCTGCCGATCCGCAGGCCGGCGAACGAATCTTCTTTCATCCGCGGGCTGCCGGCTGCTTTCGTTGTCATCAGATTCATGGCCGCGGCGGCCATGTCGGGCCGGACTTATCGACCGATGCCCGGCTGTTGGGGCGGCGAAAACTCGTGGAATCGATCGTCGACCCGAGCAAGGAGATCGCCCCGCGGTTCATACCCTGGCGGCTTGTGACCAAGGATGGCCGTTCGCTGACAGGGCTGTTGGTGACGGAAGGCCCCGGCGATCTGGAAACCTACAGCGATTCGGCCGGCAAGCTGTTTGTTCTCGATCCAGCCAAGATCGCCGAGCGTCATCCGCTCACAACGTCGATCATGCCCGAGGGCTTGGCCAACCTGCTGACCCGGCAGGAATTTCGCGACCTGCTGGCGTTCTTGTTGCAGGAAGAACATAAGTGA
- a CDS encoding phosphoketolase family protein, translated as MATLLKPATQATKGNTASPAGATNAPLSADVLLKMHRYWRAANYLSVGQIYLLDNPLLREPLRLEHIKPRLLGHWGTTPGLNMLYVHLNRVIKRDDLEMIYIIGPGHGGPAIVANAYLEGTYSEYYPNISQDLGGMQRLFKQFSFPGGIPSHVAPETPGSIHEGGELGYALSHAFGAAFDNPNLIVACVVGDGEAETGALATGWHSNKFLNPARDGAVLPILHLNGYKIANPCFLARIPREELQKFFEGMGYKPYFVEGHDPQLVHQQLAAAMDSVVAEIQSIWADARDNGNLKRPQWPMIVLRTPKGWTCPAEIDGKKCEDYWRSHQVPMSDMSKPEHLTILERWMKSYGPEELFDALGRFDPELAELAPCGTRRMSDNPHANGGLLLRDLKLPDFQDYAVDVPSPGATNVEATAVMGKFLRDVMKLNLECENFRLFSPDENNSNRWQDVLDVTNRCYMAEIYPEDDHLSPDGRVMEVLSEHQCQGWLEGYLLTGRHGFLSCYEAFIHIIDSMFNQHAKWLKVCNQIRWRRPIASFNYLLSSHVWRQDHNGFSHQDPGFIDHVVNKKAEVIRVFLPPDANTLLSVTDHCLRSRNYVNVVVAGKQPAPQWLTMDQAVKHCTEGLGIWPWASSDHDAEPDVVMACCGDVPTLETLAAVELLRHHLPELRVRVVNVVNLMKLQPASEHPNGLTDRDFDALFTKDKPIIFAFHGYPWLIHRLTYRRTNHKNMHVRGYKEEGTTTTPFDMVVLNDLDRFHLVEDVIDRLPQLGARAAYFKQAMHEKLIDHKAYIAKHGDDLPSIRGWKWNAASASSDTRRTSTEGDNG; from the coding sequence ATGGCCACCCTCCTCAAGCCGGCAACACAAGCAACCAAAGGCAATACCGCCAGCCCCGCCGGCGCTACGAACGCCCCCTTGTCGGCTGACGTGCTCTTGAAGATGCATCGCTACTGGCGGGCGGCCAATTATCTTTCCGTCGGGCAAATCTATTTGCTCGACAATCCGCTGTTGCGCGAGCCATTGCGATTGGAGCACATCAAGCCACGGCTGCTTGGCCATTGGGGAACCACGCCGGGGCTGAATATGCTCTATGTCCATCTCAACCGAGTCATCAAGCGCGACGATCTGGAGATGATCTATATCATCGGGCCAGGCCACGGCGGCCCGGCGATCGTGGCGAATGCCTACCTCGAAGGGACCTATAGCGAATATTATCCGAACATCAGCCAAGACCTCGGCGGAATGCAACGGCTGTTCAAGCAGTTCAGCTTTCCCGGCGGCATTCCAAGCCACGTTGCCCCGGAAACGCCCGGCAGCATCCACGAAGGAGGCGAGTTGGGCTATGCCTTGAGCCATGCCTTCGGCGCCGCGTTCGACAATCCCAATCTGATCGTGGCCTGCGTGGTCGGCGATGGCGAAGCCGAAACCGGCGCCCTGGCCACCGGCTGGCACAGCAACAAGTTCCTCAACCCGGCCCGCGACGGCGCCGTGCTGCCGATCTTGCACCTCAACGGCTACAAGATCGCCAATCCCTGTTTTCTGGCACGAATCCCGCGCGAAGAATTGCAGAAATTCTTCGAAGGGATGGGCTACAAACCCTATTTCGTCGAAGGCCACGATCCGCAGCTTGTGCATCAGCAGCTTGCCGCGGCGATGGACTCGGTCGTCGCCGAGATCCAAAGCATTTGGGCCGATGCCCGCGACAACGGCAATCTCAAACGACCGCAGTGGCCGATGATCGTCCTCCGCACGCCCAAGGGTTGGACCTGCCCTGCGGAAATCGACGGCAAGAAGTGCGAAGACTACTGGCGTTCGCACCAGGTGCCCATGTCCGACATGAGCAAGCCCGAGCATCTCACCATTCTCGAACGATGGATGAAATCGTACGGGCCGGAAGAGTTGTTCGACGCCCTTGGCCGTTTTGATCCGGAGCTAGCCGAACTCGCCCCGTGCGGCACGCGCCGCATGAGCGACAATCCGCATGCCAATGGCGGCTTGCTGCTGCGTGATCTGAAGCTGCCCGATTTCCAAGACTACGCTGTCGATGTGCCCAGCCCGGGGGCGACGAATGTCGAGGCGACGGCGGTGATGGGGAAGTTTTTGCGCGACGTGATGAAGCTGAATCTGGAGTGCGAGAATTTCCGCCTGTTCAGCCCCGACGAAAACAATTCCAACCGCTGGCAAGACGTGTTGGATGTGACCAACCGCTGCTACATGGCCGAGATCTATCCCGAAGACGACCACCTCTCGCCGGATGGCCGCGTGATGGAGGTGCTCAGCGAGCATCAATGCCAAGGCTGGCTCGAAGGATATTTGCTCACCGGCCGGCATGGATTCCTTTCCTGCTACGAAGCGTTTATCCACATCATCGATTCGATGTTCAATCAGCACGCCAAGTGGCTCAAGGTGTGCAACCAAATCCGCTGGCGCCGGCCGATCGCCTCGTTCAACTATCTGCTCAGTTCACACGTCTGGCGGCAAGACCACAACGGGTTCAGCCACCAAGATCCCGGGTTCATCGACCACGTGGTGAATAAGAAAGCGGAAGTGATTCGTGTCTTTCTACCGCCCGATGCCAATACGCTCCTCTCCGTGACCGACCATTGCTTGCGCAGCCGCAACTATGTCAACGTGGTCGTGGCGGGCAAGCAGCCCGCGCCGCAATGGCTGACGATGGATCAGGCCGTCAAGCATTGCACCGAAGGATTGGGCATCTGGCCGTGGGCGAGCAGCGATCACGACGCCGAGCCCGATGTCGTCATGGCCTGCTGCGGCGACGTGCCGACGCTGGAAACCTTGGCCGCCGTCGAATTGCTCCGCCATCATTTGCCGGAGTTGCGGGTGCGGGTGGTCAACGTCGTCAACCTGATGAAGCTGCAGCCCGCCAGCGAGCATCCCAACGGCCTGACCGATCGCGATTTCGACGCCCTGTTCACCAAAGACAAGCCGATCATTTTTGCCTTCCATGGTTATCCGTGGCTGATCCATCGGCTCACCTATCGCCGCACGAATCACAAGAACATGCACGTCCGCGGCTACAAGGAAGAAGGCACGACCACGACGCCGTTCGACATGGTCGTGCTCAACGATCTCGATCGCTTTCACTTGGTCGAAGACGTAATCGATCGCTTGCCGCAATTAGGAGCGCGAGCCGCCTATTTCAAACAGGCGATGCACGAAAAGCTGATCGACCACAAAGCCTACATCGCCAAGCACGGCGACGATCTCCCCTCGATCCGCGGCTGGAAATGGAATGCCGCCAGCGCATCGAGCGACACGCGCCGAACATCGACCGAAGGCGATAACGGGTAG